The Claveliimonas bilis genome window below encodes:
- a CDS encoding DUF5688 family protein, which yields MSYEKFVELLEKRLREALPEEWDICIRTVIKNNGRERKGIVIREPGLNISPTIYLEGYFERYQRGYTLEEIGCQIKELYQHVKVTHRWEGGFLTEYENVRSRIIYRVVNCRKNQDYLRGIPYVPFLDLAVIFFVMLNLDGEDKTAFMPVGEEHLRLWNVKKEDVYREACQNTPRLLPAEFAPMQTVIYEMAGEEGPEEWEQGEEDVHILTNSSRNFGAAAILYPSCLKRIGEYLGKDFYIMPSSIHEVIILPVSMAPSWEELDLIVREMNQTQLDREDVLSDRVYFYCREKEKLMLPEKE from the coding sequence ATGTCATATGAAAAATTCGTGGAACTGTTGGAAAAAAGGCTTCGGGAGGCTTTGCCGGAAGAATGGGATATCTGTATCCGTACAGTGATCAAAAATAACGGGAGAGAGCGCAAGGGTATTGTGATCCGTGAGCCAGGGCTTAATATTTCTCCGACGATATATTTGGAGGGATATTTCGAGAGATATCAAAGAGGATATACTCTGGAAGAAATCGGGTGTCAGATTAAAGAACTGTACCAGCATGTGAAAGTGACGCACAGATGGGAGGGAGGATTTCTGACAGAATATGAAAATGTCAGGTCGAGGATTATTTACCGGGTAGTGAACTGTCGAAAAAACCAGGACTACCTTAGAGGAATCCCCTATGTTCCCTTTTTGGATCTGGCTGTTATCTTTTTTGTAATGCTGAATCTGGATGGTGAAGATAAAACGGCTTTCATGCCTGTGGGGGAAGAGCACCTTCGCCTGTGGAATGTGAAAAAGGAAGACGTTTACCGGGAGGCATGTCAAAATACACCAAGACTTCTTCCGGCTGAATTTGCGCCTATGCAGACTGTTATATATGAAATGGCAGGGGAGGAAGGCCCGGAAGAATGGGAGCAGGGCGAAGAGGATGTCCATATCCTGACAAACAGCAGCCGGAATTTTGGCGCAGCAGCCATACTCTATCCTTCCTGTCTGAAGCGTATCGGGGAATATCTGGGCAAAGACTTTTATATAATGCCAAGCAGTATCCATGAAGTGATCATTCTGCCGGTCAGTATGGCGCCCTCCTGGGAAGAACTGGATCTGATCGTCAGAGAGATGAATCAGACGCAGCTTGACAGAGAGGATGTGCTGTCTGACAGGGTCTATTTTTATTGCCGGGAGAAGGAGAAACTCATGCTGCCGGAAAAAGAATAA
- a CDS encoding branched-chain amino acid transporter permease, whose protein sequence is MPLSAGVSFVIIFLVAATTFATRVVPFLIFPKGKEIPEVVRYLGRVLTPAVIGMLVVYCLRATPVAEAPHGIPEAAAVFVTAALHAWKRNNLLSIGVGTVLYMVLIQVFF, encoded by the coding sequence ATGCCGTTAAGTGCAGGAGTATCATTTGTAATTATTTTCCTTGTGGCGGCCACTACTTTTGCTACAAGAGTCGTTCCGTTTTTGATATTTCCAAAGGGGAAAGAGATACCGGAAGTGGTGCGTTATCTTGGAAGAGTGCTGACACCGGCAGTGATCGGTATGCTTGTGGTATACTGCCTGCGGGCGACACCTGTGGCAGAAGCGCCCCATGGGATTCCGGAAGCGGCTGCTGTCTTTGTGACAGCGGCGCTTCATGCCTGGAAGAGAAATAACCTTTTAAGTATCGGAGTAGGCACTGTGCTTTATATGGTGTTGATTCAAGTGTTTTTTTAG
- a CDS encoding AzlC family ABC transporter permease yields MTGYKHAFRKAFPYTIPVLTGYLFIGIAFGVMYAEKGYSFLWAILMSLLVYAGSGQYLAVNFFTPGISFVQVIFMTLMVNIRHIFYGISLLDKFNQMGKKRWYMIFGLTDETYSLLCTTKIPEGVEEEKFLFAISIMNQSYWVIGSAIGGLAGSFLPFNSEGIDFAMTALFVVIFVEQWMDAKNRIPETIGVAAAFLCLQIFGADSFVLPSMLLIIMILFAGRRKLDEKEVAKCR; encoded by the coding sequence ATGACAGGTTACAAACATGCATTCAGAAAGGCGTTTCCTTATACGATTCCTGTTTTGACGGGATATCTTTTTATTGGGATTGCCTTTGGCGTTATGTATGCGGAGAAAGGGTATTCCTTTTTATGGGCAATATTGATGAGCCTGCTTGTATATGCAGGCTCCGGGCAATATCTGGCAGTAAATTTTTTTACGCCGGGTATTTCTTTTGTACAAGTGATATTCATGACTTTAATGGTAAATATCAGACACATATTTTATGGGATATCACTGCTTGACAAATTTAATCAGATGGGGAAAAAAAGGTGGTATATGATCTTCGGTCTGACTGATGAAACCTATTCCCTTTTATGTACAACAAAAATACCGGAAGGAGTAGAAGAAGAAAAATTTCTATTTGCGATTTCTATTATGAATCAGTCCTACTGGGTAATCGGTTCTGCCATTGGAGGACTTGCAGGAAGTTTTCTGCCCTTCAATTCGGAAGGGATCGACTTTGCCATGACAGCGCTGTTTGTGGTGATCTTTGTGGAACAGTGGATGGATGCCAAAAACAGGATTCCGGAAACAATAGGCGTGGCGGCAGCGTTTCTCTGCCTGCAGATATTCGGAGCCGACAGTTTTGTGCTCCCTTCCATGCTTCTTATTATCATGATCCTTTTTGCAGGACGAAGGAAGCTGGATGAGAAGGAGGTGGCAAAATGCCGTTAA
- the efp gene encoding elongation factor P, with the protein MVSAGDFKNGLTVEIEGNIYQILDFQHVKPGKGAAFVRTKLKNIINGGVVEKTFRPTEKFETAHIDRKDMQYLYTDGDLYNFMDMETYDQLAVNADVVGDSLKFVKENETVKVISHQGNVFAIEPPITVELRVTETEPGVKGDTATGATKPAIVETGAQIMVPLFVNQDDVLKIDTRTGEYLSRV; encoded by the coding sequence ATGGTTTCAGCAGGTGATTTCAAAAATGGTTTGACTGTAGAAATTGAAGGGAATATTTATCAGATCCTGGATTTCCAGCATGTAAAACCTGGTAAAGGCGCTGCTTTCGTGCGCACAAAATTAAAAAATATCATAAACGGCGGCGTGGTAGAAAAGACATTCCGTCCGACAGAAAAATTTGAGACAGCTCATATTGACAGAAAAGATATGCAGTACTTGTATACAGACGGTGATCTGTATAACTTTATGGATATGGAGACATATGACCAGCTGGCAGTAAATGCGGATGTGGTCGGAGATTCTCTGAAATTCGTAAAAGAGAACGAGACGGTAAAAGTGATTTCTCATCAGGGAAATGTGTTTGCTATTGAACCGCCTATCACTGTAGAGCTGCGAGTTACAGAGACAGAACCTGGTGTGAAGGGAGATACAGCAACAGGTGCTACAAAGCCGGCTATCGTAGAAACTGGAGCACAGATCATGGTTCCGCTGTTTGTAAATCAGGACGATGTTCTGAAGATCGACACACGTACAGGAGAATATTTGTCCAGAGTATAA
- a CDS encoding YqeG family HAD IIIA-type phosphatase translates to MFEKFFPDRYVASTYVIDFEKLYKNGIRGLIFDIDNTLVPHGAPADERAIRLFKRLKEIGFSCCLISNNQEKRVRTFNEPIQVDYVYNAHKPSTKNYKKAMEIMGTDVSDTVFIGDQLFTDVWGAKRTGIPSILVRPIHPKEEIQIVLKRYLENIVLHFYKKSLEKEKKVEKSSKLL, encoded by the coding sequence CGGACCGGTATGTGGCGTCCACATATGTGATAGACTTTGAAAAATTATATAAAAATGGAATAAGGGGATTGATATTCGATATTGATAATACACTTGTACCTCATGGCGCCCCGGCGGATGAACGGGCCATCCGGCTTTTTAAACGTCTGAAAGAAATCGGGTTTTCCTGTTGTCTGATTTCCAATAATCAGGAAAAAAGGGTAAGGACTTTTAATGAACCCATTCAGGTGGATTATGTATATAATGCCCACAAGCCGTCCACAAAGAATTATAAGAAAGCTATGGAGATTATGGGGACAGATGTGTCGGATACGGTGTTTATAGGCGACCAGCTCTTTACGGATGTGTGGGGCGCCAAACGCACAGGCATTCCCAGTATCCTGGTACGTCCTATTCATCCTAAGGAAGAAATCCAGATTGTTCTGAAGCGCTATCTGGAAAATATTGTACTGCATTTTTATAAGAAAAGCCTGGAAAAGGAAAAAAAGGTTGAAAAAAGCAGTAAACTATTATAA